The proteins below come from a single Juglans regia cultivar Chandler chromosome 12, Walnut 2.0, whole genome shotgun sequence genomic window:
- the LOC108979773 gene encoding uncharacterized protein LOC108979773 isoform X3, with product MCFCWFVILSNSEKRAHYDSYLFSQRRIMQKYSGQGTRLSMYKSHVTTFKQMEVVEWLKWYRFAISDIVSEKKVVVGTGYFDILERDFYSAIHAAYYGPVIESMDLLPDRFEAEERSAYETHEVLHLVSGRDLFGMVCLINEVPALSFSRNEKLTSFSSIGSGICPNIEDTSIHMSSDGVDEFRTPLTQSQNITDHTSDAYKDLELHISGRVVAVATRVPPKSHCNGMQNEDAQDHIYVFLSSHEDPSMHVSEQSSMNQSSGGEVGSRIPLGTITGLGTSPEEGSCFVYDSSGTKTHVIMKHRTLLVKHMHWYDVGEEVSVCECRCSRACLPPSKFWLFEPRCGIHDIGGWYVETFGRDKKGRTVPSQRYWDGFDASEECSKRLHPAMYLLAIAYRTLDLEDVKRKKRTVRDVIEGQLFRVLSWCKKIA from the exons ATTCTTTCAAATTCTGAGAAGAGGGCGCATTATGACAGCTATCTGTTCTCTCAGAGAAGGATTATGCAGAAATATTCGGGACAAGGAACAAGATTATCCATGTATAAATCCCATGTTACAACATTTAAACAGATGGAAGTTGTGGAATGGTTAAAGTGGTATAGATTTGCTATTAGTGATATAGTGTCAGAGAAGAAGGTGGTTGTTGGAACGGGCTATTTTGACATACTTGAAAGGGATTTTTATTCAGCCATACATGCAGCATACTACGGCCCTGTAATTGAGTCAATGGATCTTCTTCCTGACCGCTTTGAAGCTGAGGAGAGGTCTGCTTATGAAACTCATGAGGTTCTGCACCTGGTTTCAGGGCGTGATCTTTTTGGGATGGTTTGCTTGATCAATGAGGTTCCTGCATTATCTTTTTCCAGGAATGaaaaattaacttcattttcaTCTATAGGTTCAGGCATCTGCCCTAACATTGAGGATACTAGCATCCACATGAGCTCGGATGGTGTGGATGAGTTTCGAACTCCTTTGACACAATCTCAAAATATTACAGATCACACATCAGATGCATATAAAGATCTAGAATTGCATATATCTGGAAGGGTGGTTGCTGTGGCCACTCGAGTCCCTCCTAAAAGCCATTGCAATGGGATGCAGAATGAAGATGCTCAAGATCATATATACGTATTTCTTAGTTCACATGAAGATCCATCCATGCATGTTAGTGAACAATCTTCTATGAATCAGTCTTCTGGTGGTGAAGTTGGATCAAGGATTCCACTGGGAACTATAACTGGACTAGGGACTAGCCCAGAGGAAGGGTCGTGCTTTGTCTATGACAGCAGTGGCACAAAAACCCATGTGATTATGAAGCATAGAACATTGCTG gTGAAGCATATGCATTGGTATGATGTGGGAGAAGAAGTTTCTGTCTGTGAATGTCGATGCAGTAGAGCCTGTTTACCTCCAAGCAA ATTTTGGCTTTTCGAGCCTCGCTGTGGCATACATGACATCGGTGGTTGGTATGTCGAAACATTTGGCAGAGATAAGAAAGGCCGGACAGTCCCATCGCAGAGGTATTGGGATGGCTTTGATGCAAGTGAAGAATGTAGCAA GAGACTCCATCCAGCAATGTATTTGCTTGCTATTGCATATAGAACTCTAGATCTTGAAGatgtgaaaagaaagaaacgaacAGTGAGGGATGTCATTGAAGGACAGCTGTTTAGAGTTCTCAGTTGGTGCAAGAAAATTGCTTAG
- the LOC108979774 gene encoding uncharacterized protein At2g23090-like, giving the protein MGGGNGQKAKMAREKNLEKQKAAKGSQLETNKKAMSIQCKVCMQTFICTTTEVKCREHAEAKHPKSDVYTCFPHLKK; this is encoded by the exons ATGGGAGGAGGAAACGGGCAGAAGGCGAAGATGGCACGTGAGAAGAACTTGGAAAAGCAAAAAGCTGCCAAGG GTAGCCAGCTAGAAACAAACAAGAAGGCGATGTCAATCCAG TGCAAGGTGTGCATGCAGACATTTATATGCACCACTACGGAGGTTAAGTGCAGGGAGCATGCGGAAGCAAAGCACCCCAAATCTGATGTTTATACTTGCTTCCCCCATctcaaaaaatga